From a single Dehalococcoidales bacterium genomic region:
- a CDS encoding prepilin-type N-terminal cleavage/methylation domain-containing protein produces MMSGKLRHILKGRRGFSLLEVVLALFIITVVGAAVSTATFQMVRQSAKNRDYTTASQFTMNAVHWISRDAEMSQSIGIGGPTGFPLTLSWVDWGNTTYRVVYTVVNGQLKRSYSVNNGTPVQTLLAESVNMVSENTTCEFSNRTLTLRVTSTVGEGAHAVSVTNMREIFMRSMP; encoded by the coding sequence ATGATGTCAGGCAAATTACGTCATATTTTAAAGGGCCGGCGAGGGTTCTCCCTGCTGGAGGTTGTCCTGGCGCTGTTCATTATCACCGTTGTCGGCGCCGCGGTCTCTACCGCCACCTTCCAGATGGTGAGACAGAGCGCCAAAAACAGGGATTACACCACCGCCAGCCAGTTTACCATGAACGCCGTACACTGGATCAGCCGGGACGCGGAAATGTCCCAGTCCATAGGAATCGGCGGGCCCACCGGGTTCCCGCTTACCTTAAGCTGGGTGGATTGGGGCAACACTACCTACCGGGTGGTCTATACCGTGGTAAACGGCCAGCTCAAGAGGAGCTATTCCGTTAACAATGGCACGCCCGTCCAGACCTTGCTGGCGGAATCCGTGAACATGGTTTCCGAAAATACTACCTGCGAATTTTCCAACCGTACACTTACGCTGCGGGTGACCTCCACCGTCGGGGAAGGCGCCCACGCCGTCAGCGTGACAAATATGCGTGAAATTTTCATGAGGTCCATGCCGTAA
- a CDS encoding type II secretion system protein yields the protein MEKNQKGSTLVELVVALALLGIIGGVFLSALGTTSNSRMISGEHTAARIIAASQMDVILNQPYSYFYYPMDMPPEYSGYTTDIHIANMFDGDIQKITVTVWHQDKELTKLESYKVIR from the coding sequence ATGGAAAAAAACCAAAAAGGTTCTACATTAGTTGAGCTGGTGGTGGCCCTGGCGCTGCTGGGGATAATCGGCGGGGTGTTCCTGAGCGCTTTGGGGACTACCTCTAATTCCCGTATGATTTCCGGCGAGCATACCGCCGCCAGGATTATAGCCGCGTCCCAGATGGACGTTATCCTGAACCAGCCTTACTCCTACTTCTATTACCCTATGGATATGCCTCCGGAATACAGCGGCTATACCACCGATATCCACATCGCTAATATGTTTGACGGTGATATCCAGAAAATAACGGTGACGGTGTGGCACCAGGATAAAGAACTAACCAAACTGGAAAGCTATAAGGTAATCCGATGA
- a CDS encoding PilT/PilU family type 4a pilus ATPase, whose product MQHLDDLLKILRDNNASDLHLKVDTRPLMRVNGVLQYIDTCGAINSDLMEQFFREITSEKQREFFDRDKELDFSYADGPIGRFRFSAYIQRGTLCLTCRLIQTNIPTIDDLLLPNVCKELALKNSGLILICGPTGCGKSTTLAAMIGYMNEKTKKMVITIEDPIEYLHQDKLCSFSQREVGMDTQSFSSAIRHALRQDPDVLLIGEMRDLDSISNTLTAAETGHLVLTTLHTPNVVNAIDRIIDVFPPHQQEQVRVQLADILAGVIYQKLIPTTDGAGRVVACEVMLNNQAVSNLIRSKKNYQLLTVIQSASEKGMQTLDDAIFKLHKEGRISREEALASCVDRLQLKDRMTQRGSSASANNHAWTNNAN is encoded by the coding sequence ATGCAGCACCTTGATGATTTATTGAAAATACTGCGGGACAATAATGCCTCCGACCTTCATTTGAAGGTCGATACCAGGCCCCTGATGCGCGTCAACGGCGTATTGCAGTACATTGATACCTGCGGCGCTATAAACAGCGATTTGATGGAGCAGTTCTTCAGGGAAATCACGTCTGAAAAACAGAGAGAGTTTTTTGACCGGGACAAGGAGCTGGACTTCTCCTATGCCGATGGCCCCATCGGCCGTTTCCGCTTCAGCGCCTACATCCAGCGCGGCACTTTATGCCTGACCTGCCGCCTGATACAGACCAATATCCCTACTATAGACGACCTGCTGCTGCCCAACGTCTGCAAGGAGCTCGCCCTGAAAAACAGCGGGCTGATTCTTATCTGCGGCCCGACCGGCTGCGGCAAATCCACCACCCTCGCCGCCATGATCGGCTATATGAATGAAAAAACCAAGAAAATGGTGATTACCATCGAAGACCCCATCGAGTACCTGCACCAGGACAAGCTTTGCTCCTTTTCCCAGCGCGAGGTGGGCATGGATACCCAGTCTTTTTCCTCCGCCATCCGTCACGCGCTGCGCCAGGACCCTGATGTCCTGCTTATCGGAGAAATGCGTGACCTGGACTCAATATCCAACACCCTCACCGCCGCGGAGACCGGCCACCTGGTGCTGACCACCCTCCATACCCCTAACGTGGTGAACGCCATCGACCGTATTATAGATGTGTTCCCGCCGCACCAGCAGGAACAGGTGCGCGTGCAGCTGGCGGACATTTTAGCCGGCGTAATTTACCAGAAACTCATCCCCACCACGGACGGCGCCGGCCGCGTGGTAGCCTGTGAAGTCATGTTGAATAACCAGGCGGTATCCAATCTTATCCGCTCCAAGAAGAACTATCAGCTTTTGACAGTCATTCAGAGCGCCAGTGAAAAGGGCATGCAGACGCTCGATGACGCCATTTTCAAGCTGCATAAAGAAGGCCGGATAAGCCGGGAGGAGGCGCTGGCCAGCTGCGTGGACCGCCTTCAGCTAAAAGACCGGATGACGCAGCGGGGAAGCTCCGCGTCGGCCAATAACCACGCGTGGACTAACAACGCCAACTAG